In Arthrobacter sp. B3I4, the following proteins share a genomic window:
- a CDS encoding ABC transporter ATP-binding protein translates to MFGAMPAKKAQHFWPSAKRLMGLLKPERAGIVAVLAMVTVAVVLNVIAPRILGQAMDVIFGGVVGKQLPAGASKEQFIAGLRSQGQDNFADMLARMDVTPGVGIDFQKLAFLISVVLVMYFVANVFLWLQGYVLNVLVMRVVRRLRDDTENKLNRLPLNYFDTRQRGDTLSRVTNDVDNIQQALQQAFAQLVNSALTVIGIVIMMFIVSWQLALIALVALPLSGAAAGIIGARSQKLFAAQWKNTGELNGQIEESFSGHDLVRVFGRDADMLARFDERNEELYRASFGAQFVSGMIMPVMQFVSYLSYVGIAVVGGLRVASGGMSLGDATAFIQYSREFTQPLGQMAGMANMLQSGVASAERVFEFLDADEQDPETATAHLPAKTDGHVEFRHVTFSYTPDKPLIEDLSFNAEPGHTVAIVGPTGAGKTTLVNLVMRFYELNSGSITLDGVDITRLSRAELRSKVGMVLQDAWLFGGTIYENIRYGKLDATEEQILAAAKATFVDRFVRALPDGYNTVIDEEGNNVSAGEKQLITIARAFVANPSLLILDEATSSVDTRTEALVQKAMAALRTERTSFVIAHRLSTIRDADTILVMEAGRIVEQGRHAELLELQGAYYRLYMSQFAGEDAGETLADNAAEEPTAVHS, encoded by the coding sequence ATGTTCGGCGCCATGCCCGCCAAGAAGGCCCAGCATTTCTGGCCCTCCGCCAAACGCCTCATGGGCCTGCTCAAACCCGAACGCGCCGGCATCGTCGCCGTGCTCGCGATGGTGACTGTCGCCGTCGTGCTCAACGTGATCGCGCCACGCATCCTGGGCCAGGCTATGGACGTGATCTTCGGCGGGGTGGTCGGCAAGCAGCTGCCGGCGGGTGCCTCCAAGGAGCAGTTCATTGCCGGCCTGCGCTCCCAGGGCCAGGACAATTTCGCCGACATGCTGGCCAGGATGGACGTCACCCCAGGGGTGGGCATCGACTTCCAGAAGCTGGCCTTCCTGATCAGCGTCGTGCTGGTGATGTACTTCGTCGCCAATGTGTTCCTGTGGCTGCAGGGCTATGTGCTGAACGTGCTCGTCATGCGGGTGGTCCGCCGGCTCCGGGACGACACCGAGAACAAGCTCAACCGGCTGCCGCTGAACTACTTCGACACCCGCCAGCGCGGTGACACGCTTTCCCGGGTGACCAACGACGTCGACAACATCCAGCAGGCGCTGCAGCAGGCCTTCGCGCAGCTGGTGAATTCGGCACTGACGGTAATCGGCATCGTGATCATGATGTTCATCGTGTCCTGGCAGCTGGCCCTGATCGCCCTTGTCGCGCTGCCGCTCTCGGGCGCCGCCGCCGGGATTATCGGCGCCCGCAGCCAGAAGCTTTTCGCCGCCCAATGGAAGAACACCGGGGAGCTGAACGGCCAGATCGAGGAGTCATTCTCCGGCCACGACCTGGTCCGCGTGTTCGGCCGCGACGCCGACATGCTGGCCCGCTTCGACGAGCGCAACGAGGAGCTCTACCGGGCAAGCTTCGGCGCCCAGTTTGTCTCCGGGATGATCATGCCCGTCATGCAGTTTGTCTCCTACCTCAGCTACGTGGGGATCGCCGTCGTCGGCGGCCTGCGGGTAGCGTCCGGCGGCATGAGCCTCGGCGACGCGACGGCGTTCATCCAGTACTCGCGCGAGTTCACCCAGCCGCTCGGACAGATGGCCGGCATGGCGAACATGCTGCAGTCCGGCGTGGCCTCCGCCGAGCGGGTCTTCGAGTTCCTCGACGCCGACGAACAGGACCCGGAGACCGCCACCGCGCACCTCCCCGCCAAGACCGACGGGCACGTTGAATTCCGGCACGTCACCTTCAGCTACACCCCGGACAAACCGTTGATCGAGGATCTGTCCTTCAACGCCGAGCCCGGCCACACGGTTGCCATCGTCGGCCCGACCGGCGCAGGCAAGACCACCCTCGTGAACCTCGTGATGCGCTTCTACGAGCTCAACTCCGGCAGCATCACGCTCGACGGCGTCGACATCACCCGGCTCAGTCGGGCCGAACTGCGGTCCAAAGTCGGCATGGTCCTGCAGGATGCCTGGCTTTTCGGCGGCACCATCTACGAGAACATCCGCTACGGCAAGCTCGACGCCACCGAGGAGCAAATCCTGGCGGCGGCGAAGGCCACCTTCGTCGACCGCTTCGTGCGCGCGCTGCCGGACGGCTACAACACGGTCATCGACGAGGAAGGAAACAACGTCAGCGCGGGTGAGAAGCAGCTGATCACCATCGCCCGGGCGTTCGTGGCCAACCCTTCGCTGCTGATCCTGGACGAGGCCACCAGCTCGGTGGACACCCGCACCGAAGCCCTGGTCCAAAAGGCCATGGCTGCGCTGCGGACCGAGCGCACCAGCTTCGTGATCGCCCACCGCCTCTCCACCATCCGGGACGCGGACACCATCCTGGTGATGGAGGCCGGCCGGATCGTCGAACAGGGCCGGCACGCGGAGCTGCTGGAACTCCAGGGCGCGTACTACCGCCTGTACATGTCCCAGTTCGCCGGCGAAGACGCAGGGGAGACCCTTGCGGACAACGCCGCCGAGGAACCGACGGCGGTGCACAGCTGA
- a CDS encoding ABC transporter ATP-binding protein: MLVTLMRRYSRPYLPYIAAVIVFQLASTIAALYLPSLNAQIIDEGVSRGDTDYIWRTGGVMLGVALIQVVTAIAGVYFGSKAAMAFGRDLRRGVFRKVSSFSARDVNVFGAPTLITRGTNDVQQVQMLMLMALNFMVATPIMCIGGIVMALREDLNLSWLVWVSVPLLVVVVGYLVVRLMPLFRSMQVKIDRLNGILREQIIGIRVVRAFVREPHEAQRFGEGNKELTDVSLKIGALFVLMFPAIGMILHISTAAVLWFGGQRVDAGEMQVGSLTAFLQYLLQILMAVMMGTFMAMMIPRASVCADRIGEVLDVEPSIHEPLTPVAPAARAGRVEFRNVSFAYPGAEAPVLSDISFTAEPGQTVAIIGSTGAGKTTLLALLPRLFDAASGEVLLDGVPVTQLDRADITGRVAMVPQRPYLFSGTIEHNLRFGKSEATDEELWDALTVAQAADFVREKKNGLDARISQGGTNVSGGQRQRLCIARALVVQPKVFLFDDSFSALDVATDALLRRALKAKTADATVIIVGQRVSTIADADQILVLDKGRIVDRGTHEELLTSSSTYQEIVESQLTAEAIA; this comes from the coding sequence ATGCTTGTCACCCTCATGCGGCGTTATTCCCGGCCGTATCTGCCGTATATCGCGGCTGTCATCGTCTTCCAGCTGGCCTCCACCATCGCGGCCCTGTACCTGCCCAGCCTCAACGCCCAGATCATCGACGAAGGCGTCTCCCGCGGCGACACCGACTACATCTGGCGCACCGGCGGTGTCATGCTCGGCGTCGCACTCATCCAGGTGGTCACCGCCATCGCCGGTGTCTACTTCGGTTCCAAAGCCGCGATGGCTTTCGGCCGTGACCTGCGCCGCGGCGTTTTCCGCAAGGTCAGCAGCTTCTCCGCCCGGGACGTAAACGTCTTCGGCGCCCCGACGCTGATCACCCGCGGCACCAACGACGTCCAGCAGGTCCAGATGCTCATGCTGATGGCGCTGAACTTCATGGTCGCCACCCCGATCATGTGCATCGGCGGCATCGTCATGGCGCTCCGCGAGGACCTGAACCTGTCCTGGCTGGTGTGGGTTTCCGTGCCGCTGCTCGTGGTCGTCGTCGGCTACCTGGTCGTCCGCCTGATGCCGCTCTTCCGCTCCATGCAGGTGAAGATCGACCGGCTCAACGGCATCCTGCGCGAGCAGATCATCGGCATCCGCGTGGTCCGCGCCTTCGTCCGGGAACCGCACGAGGCGCAGCGCTTCGGCGAGGGCAACAAGGAGCTCACCGACGTGTCGCTGAAGATCGGCGCCTTGTTCGTCCTGATGTTTCCGGCAATCGGCATGATTCTGCACATTTCCACCGCCGCCGTGCTCTGGTTCGGCGGCCAGCGCGTCGACGCCGGTGAGATGCAGGTGGGGTCGCTGACGGCGTTCCTGCAGTACCTGCTGCAGATCCTGATGGCCGTCATGATGGGCACGTTCATGGCGATGATGATTCCGCGCGCCTCGGTCTGCGCGGACCGGATCGGCGAGGTGCTCGACGTCGAACCCTCCATCCACGAGCCGCTCACCCCGGTGGCCCCCGCCGCACGAGCCGGACGGGTGGAATTCCGGAACGTCTCCTTCGCCTACCCTGGTGCTGAGGCACCGGTGCTCAGTGACATCAGCTTCACCGCCGAACCGGGCCAGACCGTCGCGATCATCGGTTCCACCGGCGCGGGCAAGACCACGCTGCTGGCCCTGCTGCCTCGGCTCTTCGACGCCGCCTCGGGCGAGGTGCTGCTCGACGGCGTCCCGGTCACCCAGCTGGACCGCGCCGACATCACCGGACGCGTAGCAATGGTGCCGCAACGGCCGTACCTGTTCTCCGGCACCATCGAGCACAACCTTCGCTTCGGCAAGTCCGAGGCCACCGATGAGGAACTCTGGGACGCCCTCACCGTCGCCCAGGCCGCCGACTTCGTCCGCGAGAAGAAGAATGGGCTCGACGCCCGGATTTCGCAGGGCGGCACTAACGTCTCCGGTGGCCAACGCCAGCGGCTCTGCATCGCCCGCGCCCTCGTGGTCCAACCAAAGGTCTTCCTGTTCGATGACTCCTTCTCCGCCCTGGACGTCGCCACTGACGCCCTGCTCCGGAGGGCCCTTAAGGCCAAAACCGCGGACGCCACCGTCATCATCGTGGGCCAGCGCGTCTCCACCATCGCCGACGCGGACCAGATCCTGGTGCTGGACAAGGGCCGGATCGTGGACCGCGGCACCCATGAGGAGCTCCTAACGAGCTCCAGCACCTACCAGGAAATCGTCGAATCCCAGCTGACCGCGGAGGCCATCGCGTGA
- a CDS encoding MFS transporter: MASHAAAAGPAQAPAPQSQPAPPVAMTHRQIMEALTGLLAAFFTAIISSTIVANALPTIMSELKGTQTDFAWVITAALLANAATTPIWGKLADLFDKKLLVQLSIVIFVAGSVMAGLSDTIPLLLTARVIQGVAMGGLTALAQAIIGSIIPPRDRGKYSGYMGGVMAVGTAGGPLLGGFIVDSPLGWRWTFFVCVPLAVVALILLQITLKLPYVRRPAKIDWMGSILLTSGVSLLLIWVSFAGNPDYYDWWSWQTVAMVGGGIALLALLVFVESRVAQPIIPLKIISERTTALSILASVAVGVGMFGSSAFLGQYYQVARGASPTEAGLLTLPMIAGNLIGSVLSGQLISRTGKWKRYLIAGSILLIGGLGLAGTIDHTTELWVTGLYTAVLGLGLGLLMQNLVLAVQNTVRAADIGTASASVAFFRSVGGAIGVSVLGAILGNRVKDLAAEGLAAAGIPVKGGSSGGSMDLKDLPPQIRDIMRAAYGDATAEIFMISAIVGIVALVAVLFIKEKPLRRTVDIQPEASPSAAASAAVTGSGADIDAGAAAHAVAAGGAEGTGASESSADEEHQATGIVDLDREFIEVLSRQRANESRFPSAGRTEQETSRNDDGEARAEREGARLRARTLVADARANDADVLPLLLQTQRLLAEQQVQLAEALRAVQEQAAEQRAIAAEQARVSEQLTTLRRQLAKERKLQRAAADYIATHGRHRSE; the protein is encoded by the coding sequence ATGGCCAGCCACGCTGCGGCCGCCGGGCCAGCCCAGGCGCCCGCCCCACAATCACAACCCGCACCCCCGGTGGCGATGACCCACCGGCAGATCATGGAGGCGCTCACCGGCCTGCTGGCGGCGTTCTTCACCGCAATCATCAGCAGCACCATCGTCGCCAACGCGCTGCCGACCATCATGTCGGAGCTCAAGGGCACCCAGACCGACTTCGCCTGGGTCATCACCGCCGCGCTGCTCGCCAACGCCGCCACCACCCCGATCTGGGGCAAGCTTGCGGACTTGTTCGACAAGAAACTGCTGGTGCAGCTGAGTATCGTAATCTTCGTTGCAGGCTCCGTGATGGCGGGTCTCTCCGACACCATCCCGCTGCTGCTGACCGCCCGCGTCATCCAGGGCGTCGCCATGGGCGGCCTCACGGCCCTGGCCCAGGCCATCATCGGCTCGATCATCCCGCCGCGGGACCGCGGCAAGTACTCCGGCTACATGGGCGGCGTGATGGCTGTCGGTACCGCCGGCGGCCCGCTGCTCGGCGGCTTCATCGTCGACAGCCCGCTGGGCTGGCGCTGGACCTTCTTCGTCTGCGTGCCGCTGGCCGTTGTCGCCCTGATCCTGCTGCAGATCACGCTGAAGCTGCCGTACGTCAGGCGACCGGCCAAGATCGACTGGATGGGTTCCATCCTGCTCACCTCCGGCGTCAGCCTGCTGCTGATCTGGGTCTCCTTCGCCGGCAACCCGGACTACTACGACTGGTGGTCCTGGCAGACCGTGGCGATGGTCGGCGGCGGCATCGCCCTGCTGGCCCTGCTGGTCTTCGTCGAGTCGCGGGTGGCGCAGCCAATCATCCCGCTGAAGATCATCTCCGAGCGCACCACCGCGCTTTCCATCCTGGCCTCCGTGGCTGTGGGCGTCGGCATGTTCGGTTCCTCCGCCTTCCTCGGCCAGTACTACCAGGTGGCCCGCGGTGCCAGCCCCACCGAAGCCGGCCTGCTGACGCTGCCGATGATCGCCGGCAACCTGATCGGCTCGGTGCTCTCCGGCCAGCTGATCAGCCGCACCGGCAAGTGGAAGCGCTACCTGATCGCCGGTTCCATCCTGCTCATCGGCGGCCTCGGCCTTGCCGGTACCATCGACCACACCACTGAACTCTGGGTCACCGGTCTCTACACCGCCGTGCTGGGCCTTGGGCTCGGCCTGCTGATGCAGAACCTCGTGCTGGCCGTGCAGAACACCGTCCGGGCCGCCGACATCGGCACCGCCAGCGCTTCCGTGGCCTTCTTCCGCTCCGTGGGCGGCGCCATCGGCGTCTCCGTACTCGGCGCCATCCTGGGTAACCGGGTGAAGGACCTTGCCGCCGAGGGCCTGGCCGCGGCCGGTATCCCGGTCAAGGGCGGATCGAGCGGCGGCAGCATGGACCTCAAGGACCTCCCGCCGCAGATCCGCGACATCATGCGCGCCGCCTACGGTGACGCGACGGCGGAAATCTTCATGATCTCAGCGATCGTGGGCATCGTGGCGTTGGTTGCCGTGCTGTTCATCAAGGAAAAGCCGCTGCGTCGCACGGTGGACATCCAGCCGGAAGCGTCGCCTTCTGCGGCCGCGTCCGCCGCCGTCACCGGTTCCGGTGCCGACATCGACGCCGGGGCAGCGGCGCACGCCGTCGCCGCCGGCGGGGCAGAGGGCACCGGGGCGTCCGAGTCGTCCGCCGACGAAGAACACCAAGCCACCGGAATCGTCGACCTGGACCGCGAGTTCATCGAGGTCCTGAGCCGGCAACGCGCCAATGAATCCCGCTTCCCGTCCGCCGGCCGGACGGAGCAGGAGACCAGCCGCAACGACGACGGCGAGGCCCGGGCCGAGCGTGAAGGCGCCCGCCTGCGGGCCAGGACTCTGGTGGCCGACGCCCGCGCCAATGACGCCGACGTCCTGCCGCTGCTGCTGCAGACCCAGCGTTTGCTCGCAGAGCAGCAGGTGCAGCTGGCAGAGGCGCTCCGGGCGGTCCAGGAGCAGGCGGCAGAGCAGCGTGCGATCGCCGCGGAGCAGGCCCGCGTCAGCGAGCAGCTCACAACCCTCCGGCGCCAGTTGGCCAAGGAACGCAAGCTGCAGCGGGCCGCCGCCGACTACATCGCCACCCACGGTCGGCACCGCAGCGAATAA